The Geomonas ferrireducens genome includes a window with the following:
- a CDS encoding TetR/AcrR family transcriptional regulator, which produces MDKTDKCEKAEKCCDKRELIIQAALELVAEQGFHGAPMAMIAEKAGVGAGTIYRYFENKDDLIRWIYKNVEERFVEVMMQGYPENGPVRERLLHIGTELVRHLIREPLQLRFVEQFHNSPYGIDHRREKIFGEGRKDVISELFQEALQQQIFKPLELAILFSLFFGPLVDICRDHILGFIKLDDALIEQVVGACWDALRR; this is translated from the coding sequence ATGGATAAGACCGACAAATGTGAGAAGGCAGAGAAGTGTTGCGACAAGCGTGAGCTCATCATCCAGGCGGCGCTAGAGCTCGTCGCGGAGCAGGGGTTCCATGGCGCCCCCATGGCTATGATCGCCGAGAAGGCGGGGGTCGGCGCGGGGACCATCTACCGCTACTTCGAGAATAAGGACGACCTGATCCGCTGGATCTACAAGAACGTCGAGGAGCGCTTTGTAGAGGTCATGATGCAGGGGTACCCGGAAAACGGGCCGGTGCGCGAGCGCCTGTTGCACATAGGGACCGAGCTTGTGCGCCACCTGATCAGGGAGCCTTTGCAACTGCGCTTCGTCGAGCAGTTCCACAACTCCCCGTACGGCATAGACCACCGCAGGGAGAAGATCTTCGGTGAGGGTAGAAAGGACGTCATCAGTGAGCTTTTCCAGGAGGCGCTTCAGCAACAGATCTTCAAGCCGCTGGAACTCGCCATCCTCTTCTCGCTCTTCTTCGGGCCGCTGGTCGACATCTGCCGCGATCACATCCTGGGCTTCATAAAGCTGGACGACGCCCTCATCGAACAGGTGGTCGGGGCATGCTGGGACGCCCTGCGGCGCTAG
- a CDS encoding efflux RND transporter periplasmic adaptor subunit, which produces MQITYRAQLLSVVLMLGGSLVLAGCGKKQQPAGPPQGPPEVGVIEIQPQHVALTTELPGRTSPYLIAEVRPQVTGIIQKRVFTEGSDVKAGQVLYQIDPATYQAAYASAKAAEARAEANVLPAKLKEERFRELVKINAVSKQDYDSAYAALKQAEADVASAKAQVESARINLAYTRVTAPISGRIGRSSVTDGALVTANQAAPLATIQQLSTMYVDVTQSSSDMLKLKQSLAQGLMKRDKAGEARVKLLLEDGTQYPVTGTLKFSDVTVDQSTGSITVRAVFPNPKQTLLPGMFVRAVLEEGVNEAAILVPQRGVTRNAAGQAIVMVVAAENKVEPRPVQVARTVGDNWLVSGGLKAGDKVILEGIQKARPGTQVKMVPFQSPEGHGGPGGAPGAAAPGAQGAPGAKPAAPAAPAAPAQSQKK; this is translated from the coding sequence ATGCAGATCACGTACAGGGCACAGTTGTTATCCGTAGTTCTCATGTTGGGCGGCTCCCTGGTCCTTGCCGGGTGCGGCAAGAAGCAGCAGCCCGCCGGGCCGCCGCAGGGCCCCCCCGAAGTCGGGGTGATCGAGATCCAGCCGCAGCACGTAGCCTTGACCACCGAACTTCCGGGGCGTACCTCCCCGTACCTGATCGCCGAGGTCCGTCCCCAAGTGACCGGCATCATTCAGAAGCGAGTCTTCACCGAGGGGAGCGACGTGAAGGCAGGGCAGGTGCTGTACCAGATCGACCCGGCCACCTACCAGGCTGCCTACGCGAGCGCCAAGGCGGCCGAGGCGCGGGCCGAGGCGAACGTACTTCCCGCGAAGCTGAAGGAGGAGCGTTTCCGCGAGCTCGTGAAGATCAACGCGGTCAGCAAGCAGGACTACGACTCCGCCTACGCGGCTCTCAAGCAGGCCGAAGCCGACGTCGCCTCCGCCAAGGCGCAGGTGGAAAGTGCGCGCATCAACTTGGCCTACACGAGGGTGACCGCCCCCATCTCCGGGCGCATCGGTCGTTCCAGCGTAACCGACGGGGCCCTGGTCACCGCGAACCAGGCGGCGCCGCTCGCCACCATCCAGCAGCTCTCCACCATGTACGTGGACGTGACCCAGTCGAGCTCGGACATGCTGAAGCTGAAGCAGAGTCTGGCCCAGGGGCTTATGAAGCGCGACAAGGCGGGTGAGGCGCGGGTGAAGCTCCTCCTCGAGGACGGCACCCAGTACCCGGTAACCGGTACCCTCAAGTTCTCCGATGTGACCGTGGACCAGAGCACAGGCTCGATCACGGTGCGCGCCGTCTTCCCGAACCCGAAGCAGACCCTGCTCCCCGGCATGTTCGTACGTGCCGTACTCGAGGAGGGGGTGAACGAGGCAGCCATCCTGGTGCCGCAGCGCGGTGTGACGAGAAACGCGGCCGGACAGGCGATCGTCATGGTCGTTGCCGCCGAGAACAAGGTAGAACCGCGTCCGGTGCAGGTGGCCCGCACCGTGGGTGACAACTGGCTCGTGAGCGGCGGGTTGAAGGCCGGCGACAAGGTGATTCTCGAGGGGATCCAGAAAGCGCGCCCCGGTACCCAGGTGAAGATGGTGCCGTTCCAGTCGCCCGAAGGGCATGGCGGCCCCGGTGGCGCTCCGGGTGCTGCAGCACCGGGCGCTCAGGGTGCCCCCGGCGCGAAGCCTGCCGCCCCGGCAGCACCGGCGGCCCCGGCCCAGTCCCAGAAGAAGTAG